The Methylomicrobium lacus LW14 genome window below encodes:
- a CDS encoding Crp/Fnr family transcriptional regulator, whose translation MQQEVFSSLKNISFLAKVPDEAIATLATKAKTMKFPKQAVIISEGDEANSLYVIISGKVRVYTSDEKSKEVTLGVQEAGSYFGELALLCDEPRSASVETLEKTVCSMISRDDFKVWLASHPEAASELLRELSEKVMYLTERVKQMALSNVYERTIKVLQDMANQEDGVAVIHNRPTQQELANMVGSSREMINKVMKELTKGGYIVVQDKSLRIENKPPASW comes from the coding sequence ATGCAGCAAGAAGTTTTCTCAAGCCTAAAAAACATCTCCTTTCTGGCCAAGGTGCCCGACGAAGCCATTGCGACCTTGGCGACAAAGGCGAAAACGATGAAGTTTCCCAAGCAGGCGGTGATCATTTCGGAAGGCGATGAGGCCAATTCATTGTACGTGATCATTTCCGGCAAGGTGCGGGTTTATACCAGCGATGAAAAAAGCAAGGAAGTGACGCTGGGGGTGCAGGAAGCCGGTTCGTATTTCGGCGAATTGGCCCTGCTCTGCGACGAACCGCGGTCGGCGTCGGTCGAAACGCTCGAAAAGACCGTGTGCAGCATGATATCGCGGGACGATTTCAAAGTCTGGCTAGCAAGCCATCCGGAAGCTGCCTCTGAATTATTACGCGAATTGTCGGAAAAAGTGATGTACTTGACCGAACGGGTCAAACAAATGGCTTTGTCGAACGTTTATGAGCGCACGATCAAAGTCCTGCAAGACATGGCGAATCAGGAAGACGGCGTTGCGGTAATCCACAACCGCCCCACCCAACAGGAACTCGCGAACATGGTCGGTTCGTCCCGGGAGATGATCAACAAGGTCATGAAGGAATTAACCAAGGGCGGTTATATCGTGGTCCAGGATAAATCGCTCAGGATAGAAAACAAGCCGCCGGCTTCCTGGTAA
- a CDS encoding tetratricopeptide repeat protein, whose product MHRKTKRYSLLLFLLAPLAVEAASLCSQPIAKVVSLQGKVNRQYPGNQAWEPVHPDDIFCPGETVRTQQWSRATLVLSNESLITLDQGSTLIFSEPKQDSAPWLLKLLEGVSYFRSRQPQQLDVQTPFINAVHEGTEFLVTVDSRQAQIAVFDGQVAATNAAGRIHIKKGYVGTASQNQPPRLQALTVTPTDAVQWALYYPPIIDHRHYTAADPVLASALAAYRLGDVQRALTLLDGVSIDTQNADVATLKASLLLTVGRVDQASASIEQGLRLHHDPSTLHALQAVIAAAKNQQDAALALARKAEALNPKSSVAKIALSYAYQSLFKIEDALAATRQATQLAPEDALAWARLAELQLSTGHREEALLAAQKAERLNPRLARTKTVLGFADLAQVDTESAKQAFEQALALDSSDPIARLGLGIAKIRKGALEAGTRELETAVNLDPNNAVSRSYLGKAYYELRNKDFAGTELTLAKEMDPKDPTPWFYDAILKQTINRPIEALHDMQQAIGLNDNRGVYRSKLLLDSDSAARSASLGRIYNDLGFQQRGLLEGWNSINDDPSNYSAHRLLADNYAALPRHEIARLSELLKAQLLQPINVTPVQPQTAESNILILDGLGSTIPSFNEYNPLFTRDRFALQTSGFYGSHDTLSDEVVQSGVWDRFSYSLGQFHYQSDGYRTNNDQQKDIYNVFAQAEVTKDTNIQLELRRMEEDFGDLNQGFYTDNSDKFPVKRRFDNIINLARAGLHHQFAENSDLLFSFIHKHEDFGQNAQVPFLTFDSSYQTEGRQYELQHIYKHKYFDISTGMDYLSNQTGKYSEAFNGIRADYQLNSESEHKAFYVYSNIKPIEELIMTVGFAQDFYHQESLPSAVLGTPFPPAELNRNPANPKFGLTWLPTKDTTLRFAAFRSLRRGIIQKQTLEPTQIAGFNQFFDDLDGTLSNRIGFGVDHKFSQKIFTGAEISRRELDVPFLEVESTGRKIERTQWNEELLRAYVNWTPNDFFSMGANYSYEALNRNNIYFDNLKNNSNFFTELKTHRPQIFANFYHPSGFISKLSLTYANQAGNFFVQSLNTEQRDSSKFWLLDSEIGYRLPKRHGLVTAGIKNLLDEKFNFQGVDVNQPALPQGRFLYSRLTLSF is encoded by the coding sequence ATGCATCGAAAAACTAAGCGTTACTCTTTGTTGCTTTTTCTGCTCGCGCCTCTCGCAGTTGAGGCCGCATCGCTGTGTTCGCAACCGATTGCCAAAGTCGTCTCCCTGCAGGGCAAAGTTAACAGACAATATCCCGGCAATCAGGCATGGGAACCGGTACACCCCGATGACATTTTTTGTCCCGGCGAAACCGTCCGCACCCAACAATGGAGTCGCGCCACGCTGGTGTTAAGCAATGAATCGCTGATTACGCTCGACCAAGGTTCCACGTTGATTTTTTCGGAACCCAAGCAAGATAGCGCGCCCTGGCTGCTGAAGTTATTGGAGGGCGTCAGCTATTTCCGCAGCCGGCAGCCGCAACAACTGGACGTGCAGACGCCGTTTATCAACGCGGTGCATGAAGGCACCGAATTTCTGGTCACGGTCGACAGCCGCCAAGCCCAGATTGCCGTATTCGACGGCCAGGTCGCGGCCACCAACGCCGCCGGCCGCATCCATATCAAAAAAGGCTATGTAGGCACGGCCTCCCAAAATCAGCCACCCCGTCTGCAAGCGCTGACCGTAACCCCGACCGATGCGGTGCAATGGGCATTGTACTATCCGCCGATCATCGATCATCGCCACTATACCGCCGCCGATCCGGTACTCGCCTCGGCGTTGGCCGCCTATCGGCTGGGCGACGTGCAGCGGGCCCTGACCCTACTGGACGGCGTCTCGATCGATACACAGAATGCTGACGTGGCGACGCTGAAAGCCTCGCTATTGCTCACGGTGGGCCGCGTCGATCAGGCATCGGCCAGCATCGAGCAAGGCCTTCGGCTGCACCATGACCCCAGCACGCTGCATGCCTTGCAGGCGGTGATTGCGGCCGCCAAAAACCAGCAAGATGCCGCGCTCGCCTTAGCGCGCAAGGCGGAAGCGCTAAATCCGAAGTCATCGGTCGCCAAAATCGCCCTTTCCTACGCCTATCAATCTCTGTTTAAAATCGAAGACGCGTTGGCCGCCACCCGGCAAGCGACACAATTGGCGCCGGAGGATGCGCTGGCCTGGGCCAGGCTCGCGGAATTACAGCTTTCGACCGGCCACCGTGAAGAGGCATTGCTGGCCGCGCAAAAAGCCGAACGCTTGAATCCGCGACTGGCCAGGACAAAGACCGTCCTCGGCTTCGCCGACCTCGCGCAAGTCGACACCGAGTCCGCAAAACAGGCTTTCGAACAGGCGCTCGCGCTGGATTCCTCCGATCCGATCGCCCGTCTGGGCCTGGGGATCGCGAAAATCCGCAAGGGAGCGCTCGAAGCCGGCACGCGCGAGCTCGAAACCGCGGTCAATCTCGACCCGAACAATGCGGTAAGCCGCAGCTATTTGGGCAAAGCCTATTATGAACTGCGCAACAAGGATTTTGCCGGCACCGAGTTGACTCTTGCCAAGGAAATGGACCCGAAAGACCCGACGCCGTGGTTTTATGATGCGATCCTGAAACAAACCATTAACCGGCCGATCGAAGCCTTGCATGACATGCAGCAAGCGATCGGTTTGAATGACAACCGGGGTGTGTATCGATCAAAATTATTGCTGGATAGCGATAGTGCCGCGCGCAGCGCCAGCCTGGGCCGTATTTACAATGACCTGGGTTTTCAGCAAAGGGGATTGCTCGAAGGCTGGAACTCGATCAACGACGATCCGAGTAATTATTCCGCGCATCGTTTGCTCGCGGATAACTATGCCGCGTTGCCGCGCCATGAAATCGCCCGATTGAGTGAACTGTTAAAAGCGCAGTTACTGCAACCTATCAACGTTACTCCCGTACAACCGCAGACTGCAGAATCCAATATCCTCATTTTGGACGGGCTCGGCTCAACCATTCCCTCATTCAATGAATACAACCCGCTGTTTACCCGTGATCGCTTTGCTTTGCAGACCTCGGGTTTCTACGGCAGTCACGATACCTTGAGTGATGAAGTCGTGCAATCGGGGGTGTGGGATAGATTCTCTTATAGTTTGGGCCAGTTCCATTACCAATCCGATGGTTATCGCACAAATAATGACCAGCAAAAGGACATTTATAACGTCTTTGCCCAGGCGGAAGTCACTAAAGACACCAACATTCAGCTCGAATTGCGCAGGATGGAGGAAGACTTTGGCGATCTGAACCAAGGTTTTTATACCGACAACTCCGACAAGTTTCCGGTAAAACGGCGCTTCGACAATATTATTAATCTTGCGCGCGCAGGCCTCCACCATCAATTTGCCGAAAATTCGGATCTGCTGTTTTCCTTTATCCATAAGCATGAAGATTTTGGCCAAAATGCGCAAGTGCCCTTCCTGACCTTCGACTCTTCCTATCAAACCGAGGGCAGGCAATATGAATTGCAACATATCTATAAACACAAGTATTTCGATATATCGACCGGAATGGATTATCTGAGCAATCAAACGGGAAAGTATTCGGAAGCGTTCAATGGAATAAGGGCCGACTATCAACTGAACAGTGAATCCGAGCATAAAGCGTTTTACGTCTATTCGAATATAAAGCCTATCGAGGAACTGATCATGACGGTCGGTTTTGCGCAAGATTTTTACCACCAAGAAAGCTTGCCGTCTGCTGTACTCGGTACTCCGTTCCCGCCGGCGGAATTGAATCGGAATCCTGCGAATCCGAAGTTCGGTTTAACCTGGTTACCGACCAAAGACACAACCCTCAGATTTGCCGCCTTCAGGTCGCTGCGCCGGGGTATCATTCAGAAACAAACCCTGGAGCCGACACAAATCGCCGGTTTCAATCAATTTTTCGATGACTTGGATGGAACCTTGTCCAACAGAATCGGCTTTGGCGTGGATCATAAGTTCAGTCAAAAGATCTTCACGGGTGCGGAGATATCACGACGTGAGCTTGATGTTCCTTTCCTGGAGGTAGAATCCACCGGTCGTAAAATTGAACGAACCCAATGGAATGAAGAACTCCTGAGAGCCTATGTCAACTGGACACCCAACGATTTTTTTTCGATGGGTGCGAATTACAGTTACGAAGCATTGAATAGAAACAATATCTATTTCGATAACCTGAAAAATAATTCGAATTTTTTTACTGAATTGAAAACCCATCGGCCGCAAATTTTTGCAAACTTTTACCACCCATCAGGTTTTATATCCAAGCTGAGCTTGACTTACGCGAATCAAGCCGGAAATTTTTTCGTCCAGAGCCTTAATACGGAGCAGCGCGACTCCTCCAAATTCTGGTTGTTGGATAGCGAAATCGGCTACCGTTTGCCGAAGCGTCACGGTTTAGTGACAGCGGGTATCAAAAACCTGCTAGATGAGAAGTTCAATTTTCAAGGGGTTGACGTAAATCAACCCGCCTTGCCACAAGGACGCTTTTTGTACAGCAGGTTGACTCTTTCGTTCTGA
- a CDS encoding efflux transporter outer membrane subunit has product MTGKHFGLAASLSILLLNSSCAWLPEPGSRAVMTAMPRIDKTLTPVRQPSSPKSAWPSESWWQSFGSPPLNRLIETALKDSPTLKTVEARLHQAQTLVDSEAAEQYPTVSANIGFSAQRYSANSVQAKLAGEHFRQLLINPFVLRYHLDLWGRDRAALEAAIGKAQAAEIEVADARLLLSAAVAGTYFDLAAAQARLAAAEKISADRAEWLKWAETRLNTGLASSAPLLKARIDLHDAKQLEAAVRADIQLQQNRLAALAGKGPDWGRQIAADRPALPSLLPLPSDLPLSLLAHRPDVQAARLRAEAAAKLIEVAKTAFYPDVNLISFAGFHSVTLTDVLLQGSSLAYAVGPSIDFPIFEGGRLRADLQYQEAAYDEAVERYNTQVLHAVQEVADVLANWQKISEQVREQQQTLAAAEAARQLAEVEYRSGLNDRRGLIEANAAASAQRLRLAALEGDYGKTAVQLARALGGGYLNKTAE; this is encoded by the coding sequence ATGACTGGAAAGCACTTTGGTCTTGCCGCAAGCCTCAGCATACTACTGCTGAACTCATCCTGCGCCTGGCTTCCCGAACCGGGCTCGCGCGCCGTGATGACTGCCATGCCGCGGATCGACAAGACCCTCACCCCAGTTCGGCAGCCCTCATCTCCCAAATCGGCCTGGCCCTCCGAAAGTTGGTGGCAAAGCTTCGGTTCGCCGCCATTGAATCGGCTGATCGAAACCGCGCTGAAAGACAGTCCTACCCTCAAAACGGTCGAGGCGCGGCTGCATCAGGCACAAACCCTGGTCGATTCGGAGGCCGCCGAACAGTATCCGACCGTCAGCGCGAATATCGGCTTCAGCGCCCAGCGCTATTCGGCCAACAGCGTGCAGGCCAAGCTCGCGGGCGAGCATTTCCGGCAATTGCTGATCAATCCGTTCGTGCTGCGCTATCACCTGGACCTGTGGGGCCGCGACCGGGCGGCGCTGGAGGCGGCGATCGGCAAGGCCCAGGCCGCCGAGATCGAAGTGGCCGATGCCCGCCTGCTGCTGTCGGCCGCGGTCGCCGGAACCTATTTCGATCTGGCCGCGGCCCAGGCCCGGCTCGCCGCCGCCGAAAAGATCAGCGCCGACCGCGCCGAATGGCTCAAATGGGCCGAAACGCGGCTCAACACCGGCCTTGCCTCCTCCGCCCCGTTATTGAAGGCGCGCATCGATCTGCACGACGCCAAACAGCTGGAAGCGGCCGTTCGCGCCGACATCCAATTGCAGCAAAACCGGCTCGCCGCCCTGGCCGGCAAAGGTCCCGACTGGGGACGGCAGATCGCGGCCGATCGCCCCGCATTGCCGAGCCTGCTGCCGCTGCCGAGCGACCTGCCGCTAAGCCTCCTGGCGCACCGCCCCGACGTGCAGGCCGCGCGCCTGCGCGCCGAAGCCGCGGCGAAGTTGATCGAGGTCGCGAAAACCGCGTTCTATCCCGATGTGAACCTGATATCTTTCGCAGGATTTCATAGCGTCACCCTAACCGACGTGCTGCTGCAAGGTTCGAGCCTCGCTTACGCGGTCGGCCCGTCGATCGACTTCCCGATTTTCGAAGGCGGACGCCTGCGCGCCGATCTTCAATATCAGGAAGCGGCCTATGACGAAGCGGTCGAGCGCTACAACACGCAGGTGCTGCATGCGGTGCAGGAAGTCGCCGATGTCTTGGCCAACTGGCAGAAAATCAGCGAACAGGTGCGCGAGCAGCAGCAGACGCTCGCCGCGGCGGAAGCGGCCCGGCAGCTGGCGGAAGTCGAATACCGCTCCGGCCTGAACGACCGCCGCGGCCTGATCGAAGCGAATGCGGCCGCATCCGCCCAGCGCCTAAGGCTTGCGGCCTTGGAAGGCGACTATGGCAAAACCGCCGTGCAACTCGCACGCGCCCTGGGCGGCGGCTATCTGAACAAAACGGCAGAGTAA
- a CDS encoding LysR family transcriptional regulator — MDIEQIRTFLSVAANGSFQEAANRLYVTQSTVSMRIQRLEEYLRVPLFVRNRAGAHLTQQGRRFLKHAKSMLLTLEQAKHEIGLPSRFRASITVGARIALCETILPRWIGEIRNSLPDVSLRCDIGFEEDLMRRLIEGTVDIGLMYTPQHSPGLKVEHLFDETLVLLTTRPDSPWPDDDYVYVDWGPAFYAEHSSSYPNLERPAQVVNIGWLGIQLILTNGGSCFLPIRMAEPYIWAKRLHRVPDSPEIKLPAYMVYPLDADSPVLTQVLGNLRALAAVERQTTYA; from the coding sequence ATGGACATCGAACAAATCCGAACCTTTTTGAGCGTGGCCGCGAACGGCAGCTTTCAGGAAGCGGCCAACCGGTTGTATGTGACGCAATCGACCGTGAGCATGCGTATCCAGCGCCTGGAGGAATACCTGCGCGTGCCCCTGTTCGTGCGCAACCGAGCCGGCGCGCATTTGACGCAGCAGGGACGCCGCTTTTTGAAGCATGCGAAGTCGATGCTGTTGACGCTGGAACAGGCGAAACACGAGATCGGCCTGCCCAGCCGCTTCCGGGCCAGCATCACGGTCGGCGCGCGGATTGCGCTGTGCGAGACGATACTGCCGCGCTGGATCGGCGAGATTCGCAATTCATTACCCGACGTGTCGCTGCGTTGCGATATCGGCTTCGAGGAAGATTTGATGCGCCGGCTGATCGAAGGCACGGTCGACATCGGCTTGATGTACACACCGCAGCACAGTCCGGGCCTGAAGGTCGAGCATCTGTTCGATGAGACGCTGGTGCTGCTGACCACACGGCCGGACAGCCCCTGGCCCGACGACGATTATGTCTATGTCGATTGGGGGCCGGCGTTTTATGCCGAGCACAGCAGCAGCTATCCGAACCTGGAGCGTCCGGCGCAAGTGGTCAATATCGGCTGGCTCGGCATCCAGTTGATCCTGACCAACGGCGGTTCGTGTTTTCTGCCGATTCGGATGGCCGAGCCTTATATCTGGGCAAAGCGTTTGCATCGCGTGCCGGACAGCCCGGAGATCAAGCTGCCGGCCTATATGGTCTATCCGCTGGATGCCGACTCGCCCGTGCTGACGCAGGTGCTCGGCAATCTGCGCGCGTTGGCGGCGGTCGAGCGGCAGACGACTTATGCCTGA
- a CDS encoding DHA2 family efflux MFS transporter permease subunit, whose product MSLIYHKRLRGWRFVLFNLCLGLGHAVVIFNAGAYIAMLPHVAGGLSIPPSFATWTQTDYMTSLALGFPIGTWLAKQKGEYRPFAWAFLIFALASAACAYSTSLYAYLAARIVLGFAGGVTLPLGQAMILKEYPDRRKSIGIGVWSIFTLTPFTFGPPIGGWIADNLGWRWLFILNVPAALAIGGIVAALLSRRGAKTVFSHFDWVGFLLLTALMGSFQTLLNQGNDWDWTNSGYIQAVIFTCIASLLYWIVWELGHRRPFLDISLFAHRNFTIGVVLLSVGFLFFQGLLSLLIVQLQLALGYSSFLAGLVFLPMAIFAKPVASIFHEIVKRCDARPLASCSLLGFAGVYFWLSRFDDPSSFADLFWPKVVEGICLGSFFAPLTALMLHGLPPLRQVRAVEIAGLMRIWAGAIGISLQMIVLYRRAPFHMTRTAETVTPFDPGFDQTMDSLADAGFSDATATLQFAKIAKQQMAIHAVNDAFWIGGCAFTAMALLVWLAQPTRQPQRVSLTQSLRRRALELLAREEA is encoded by the coding sequence ATGAGTCTCATTTATCACAAACGCCTGCGCGGCTGGCGCTTCGTGCTGTTCAATCTGTGCCTGGGGCTCGGCCATGCGGTCGTGATTTTCAACGCCGGCGCCTATATCGCGATGCTGCCGCACGTGGCCGGCGGCCTCTCGATTCCGCCCAGTTTCGCGACCTGGACGCAGACCGATTACATGACCAGCCTGGCGCTCGGCTTTCCGATCGGCACCTGGCTTGCCAAACAGAAAGGCGAATACCGCCCTTTCGCCTGGGCCTTTTTGATCTTTGCGCTCGCCTCCGCCGCCTGCGCCTACAGCACCTCGCTGTACGCTTATCTGGCGGCGCGGATCGTGCTCGGCTTTGCCGGCGGCGTGACCCTGCCCTTGGGGCAGGCGATGATCCTGAAAGAATATCCCGACCGCCGGAAATCGATCGGCATCGGCGTCTGGAGTATTTTCACTCTGACGCCGTTCACCTTCGGCCCGCCGATCGGGGGCTGGATCGCGGACAATCTCGGCTGGCGCTGGCTGTTTATTCTCAACGTTCCGGCCGCGCTCGCGATCGGCGGCATCGTCGCCGCGCTCTTGTCACGGCGCGGCGCGAAAACCGTTTTCAGCCATTTCGACTGGGTCGGCTTCCTGCTGCTGACCGCCCTGATGGGCAGCTTTCAAACCCTCTTGAATCAGGGCAACGATTGGGACTGGACGAATTCCGGCTATATTCAAGCAGTGATCTTCACCTGCATCGCCTCACTCCTTTACTGGATCGTCTGGGAACTCGGTCATCGCCGCCCCTTCCTGGACATCAGCCTTTTTGCGCACCGCAATTTCACGATCGGCGTAGTGCTTCTCTCGGTCGGCTTCCTGTTCTTTCAGGGTCTGCTCTCTCTCTTGATCGTGCAATTGCAACTGGCGCTCGGCTATTCGTCATTCCTGGCAGGCCTGGTGTTTTTGCCGATGGCGATTTTCGCGAAACCGGTCGCGAGCATCTTTCACGAAATCGTCAAACGCTGCGACGCCCGGCCGCTCGCCTCTTGCAGCCTGCTCGGTTTTGCCGGCGTTTATTTCTGGCTCAGCCGTTTCGACGATCCGTCGTCCTTTGCCGACCTGTTCTGGCCGAAAGTGGTCGAGGGCATCTGTCTCGGCAGCTTCTTTGCGCCGCTGACCGCGCTGATGCTGCACGGGTTGCCGCCGCTGCGCCAGGTGCGCGCGGTCGAAATCGCGGGGCTGATGCGGATCTGGGCCGGCGCGATCGGCATCTCGCTGCAAATGATCGTGCTTTACCGGCGCGCGCCCTTCCACATGACGCGCACGGCCGAGACGGTCACGCCATTCGATCCGGGTTTTGACCAGACGATGGACAGTCTGGCCGACGCCGGTTTTTCCGACGCGACCGCCACTTTGCAATTCGCGAAAATCGCCAAGCAGCAAATGGCGATCCATGCGGTCAACGATGCGTTCTGGATCGGCGGCTGCGCGTTTACCGCGATGGCGCTGCTGGTCTGGCTGGCCCAGCCGACCCGACAGCCGCAGCGCGTCTCATTGACCCAGTCCTTGCGCCGGCGCGCGCTGGAACTGCTCGCGAGGGAAGAAGCATGA
- a CDS encoding pyruvate kinase, producing the protein MKETKLKQLLEDLLGLRREVTEEAERILKTYRESFADDRASYSAVNLAHYVALRRRDLCTLQMRLAEAGLSSLGRSESRVLANLDVVIRLLAKVVGENVDAVIADDEDFTKGRDLLAQNAADLFGPPSSDRNVRIMVTLPTEAAFDYALVKGLLLRGMNCARINCAHDNETIWAKLLENIRRAERETGLHCKILMDLAGHKIRTGPIQPAPPVIHLKVKRDLYGQLVAPFHILLGKTGSGPVSSEVQRADYRIIQIPDDFHQKLTLGDRMYFGDCRHKTRFFEVVEKATPDYWLCHGFSSTYLHAETQFSWRRANADGKFEVFGEFPLAPFSGKFSSIHVENGDHLLLSRGDELGCPAVYGVNGQIMTPARIGCSCDAVFSALRPEQPVWIDDGKLGAVVESISDDGAMLKVTEAGQGGVVIRSDKGLNFPETEIDLPALSAKDLEDLDFVCRHADMIGFSFVRSPEDMEVLIQELKQCGRADLPIIAKIETKAAVDNLPWILLSAMARHPLGIMIARGDLAVELGSVKMSEIQEEILWLCESSHVPVIWATQVLETLAKKGRTSRPEITDAAMSVRAECVMLNKGPYILDAIRVLGDILTRMDAHQYKKTPQLRALEW; encoded by the coding sequence ATGAAGGAGACTAAGTTGAAACAACTGCTGGAAGATTTATTGGGTTTGCGCCGTGAAGTCACCGAAGAGGCCGAGCGCATTCTGAAGACTTATCGAGAATCCTTCGCGGATGACCGCGCGAGTTATAGCGCCGTCAACTTGGCCCATTATGTCGCGCTGCGGCGGCGCGATCTCTGCACTCTGCAAATGCGCCTGGCCGAGGCGGGACTGTCTTCGTTGGGCCGGAGCGAGTCGCGTGTGCTGGCCAATCTGGACGTGGTGATTCGCCTGTTGGCGAAGGTCGTCGGCGAGAATGTCGATGCGGTGATTGCCGATGACGAGGACTTTACCAAAGGACGCGATCTGCTCGCGCAGAATGCCGCCGATCTGTTCGGACCTCCGTCGTCAGACCGCAACGTCCGGATCATGGTTACACTGCCGACCGAAGCGGCGTTTGATTATGCCCTGGTCAAGGGGCTCTTGCTCAGGGGCATGAATTGCGCCAGGATCAACTGCGCGCATGACAACGAGACGATCTGGGCCAAGCTGCTCGAAAACATCCGGCGCGCCGAGCGTGAAACCGGCTTGCACTGCAAGATTCTGATGGATCTGGCCGGCCATAAAATCCGCACCGGTCCGATTCAGCCGGCGCCGCCGGTGATCCATTTGAAGGTCAAACGCGACCTCTACGGACAGTTGGTCGCGCCGTTTCATATCCTGCTTGGCAAGACGGGTTCTGGCCCTGTCTCCAGCGAGGTGCAGCGTGCGGATTACCGGATCATCCAGATTCCCGACGATTTTCATCAAAAGTTGACCCTCGGCGACCGGATGTATTTCGGCGACTGCCGGCACAAGACGCGCTTTTTCGAAGTCGTCGAAAAAGCGACGCCGGATTATTGGCTTTGTCACGGTTTCAGTTCGACCTATCTGCATGCCGAAACGCAATTCAGTTGGCGGCGCGCAAATGCGGACGGCAAATTCGAAGTGTTCGGTGAATTTCCGCTGGCGCCGTTCTCCGGCAAGTTTTCGAGCATCCATGTCGAAAACGGCGACCACTTGCTGTTGAGCCGTGGCGATGAATTAGGTTGTCCCGCCGTTTACGGCGTGAACGGGCAAATCATGACGCCGGCGCGGATCGGCTGCAGCTGCGATGCGGTGTTCTCGGCATTGCGGCCGGAGCAGCCGGTCTGGATCGACGACGGCAAACTCGGCGCGGTTGTCGAGTCGATCAGCGATGACGGTGCGATGTTGAAGGTGACCGAAGCGGGGCAGGGCGGCGTGGTGATACGCAGCGACAAGGGCCTGAATTTTCCGGAAACCGAGATCGATCTGCCGGCGCTCAGCGCCAAGGATTTAGAGGATCTGGATTTTGTCTGCCGCCATGCGGACATGATCGGCTTTTCGTTCGTGCGCTCGCCGGAGGATATGGAGGTTTTGATTCAGGAATTGAAGCAGTGCGGCCGTGCCGATTTGCCGATCATCGCGAAGATCGAAACCAAGGCCGCTGTCGATAATTTGCCGTGGATACTTCTGTCCGCGATGGCGCGGCATCCTCTCGGCATCATGATCGCGCGCGGCGATCTTGCGGTTGAACTCGGCAGCGTCAAGATGTCCGAGATTCAGGAAGAAATCCTGTGGCTGTGCGAATCCTCGCATGTGCCGGTGATCTGGGCGACCCAGGTGCTGGAAACCCTGGCCAAGAAAGGCCGCACTTCGCGTCCCGAAATCACCGATGCGGCGATGAGCGTGCGCGCCGAATGCGTGATGCTGAACAAAGGACCGTACATCCTCGATGCGATCCGCGTGCTCGGCGACATTCTGACCCGGATGGACGCGCATCAGTATAAAAAAACGCCGCAATTGCGGGCGCTGGAATGGTAG